From the Longimicrobium sp. genome, the window TGCGTCTCGGGGAAGCGGTTGACGGCGCCCTGGTTGCGGCGCAGCGACCCGGCCAGCCGCTCGTGGATGACGATCCCCTCGGCCAGGTTGATGGCGGGCTGCACCAGCTCGGCCCACGGCAGCTTGCCGAAGCGGCGGTGCGCCTCCCACATCCCCGCCACGGAGCCGGGGACGCCGGAGGCGAGGTGCCCCACCAGCGAGAGCGAGTCGCGGATGTTGCCCCGCGCGTCGAGGTACATGTCGCGCGTGGCCCGCATCGGTGCCGCCTCGCGGAAGTCGAGCGCGGCGACCGTGCCGTCCGCCATGCGCACCACCATGAATCCCCCGCCGCCGATGTTGCCGGCCTCGGGGTTCACCACGGCCAGCGCGAAGTGCACGGCCACGGCGGCGTCGACCGCGTTGCCGTTGCGGCGCAGGATCTCGGCGCCCACCTCGCTGGCCACGCGGTCGGTGCTCACCACCATCCCCCGCGCCGCGATGGTGGGGGCGATGGAGCCGCGCTGCATCTCCCACTGCCGCGGGAAGGTGACGTCGGCGGGGTCGGCGGCCGGCGACGCGGCCGTGCGCGTTCCCGCCGGGACGGCGGAGCTGGCGGCCAGGACGAGCGGGAGGAGCGGAAGGAGCGCGCGGCGAAGCAGCATCGGCGTGTCGGTCGGCACGAGGAGCGCGGGCGATCGGTGGCGTGTGGTTGGATATTGCCGAAGCCGCGCGAGGAGGGCAACGGGGGGAGGGCCGTGCATTCAATCACCGCACGCGAAAACCCTTCGCGGCTGCGCCGCGAAGGGGCCCTCTCCCCCCGGCCCCCTCCCCCAAAACCGACTGGGGGAGGGGGAGACCTCAGCGCGGGGAGAGGGTTCGGCACCTTCATGTTGAATCCTGCCCGCCACGGGCGGGCCCCACCCCCGGCCTCTCTCCACGAGGGGGGCGGGATGGGGGCCAGGGATGAGGGAGGGGAGAACTGCGTGCACGATCAAGGCGGCTTGCTGTCCCCTGTCCTCTATCCGCTCCCTGCTCTTACTCTCCCTCGTGGTAGTCGGGGGCGTAGGGCTGCTGGCCGTGCGGGTCCTGGGCGCGGAGGTGGCGCAGGAGCGCGGACGCTTTCGCCATGCGGCTGCCCAGGTTGCGCGCGGTGGTCAGCTCGCTCTCCACCGGCTGGCGCGAGCCGTCGCCGCCGGCCAGCGTGCCGGGGCCATACGGGCTGCCGCCGACGCCGTCCGTCACCATGATCTGCGGGTTCTGGCCGTACGGGGTGCCCACGAAGATCATCCCCAGGTGCAGCAGCGGGATCAGGCTGGTGATGATCGTCGTCTCCTGCCCGCCGTGGATCGTGGCCGTGCTGGTGAAGATGCCGGTGGCCTTGTCCTCGAGCTCGCCCTTCTGCCACATCCCCCCGAGCTGGTCGAGGAACTGCTTGACCTGCGCGGGCATGTTGCCGAAGCGCGTGGGGATCCCCCAGATGATCCCGTCGGCCCAGCGCAGGTCGTCCTGGGTGGCCTCGGGGATCTCCGCCATGGCCTCCTGCGCCTTCACGTACCACTCCTGCGTGCTCATCGCGCGGCGCGCCTCCTCCAGCTCGGGGATGCGCCGCAGCCGCACCTCCACCTCGGGCACGTTCCGCACGCCCTCGACCACCGCCTGCGCCATGCGGTGGATGTGGCCGTAGCTGCTGTAGAACGCCACCAGCACCTTCGTCGCCATCCCGTCACCCTCCGTCCCCCCATCGGTCCCCGCGGTCGCTGCGACCCTCATCGCAACGAAATCTCACCGGTGGGGAGATGGCAGGCGGCGGACCCGTCCGGTATCAGCGCGGCGCCTCAGCGGCCGGGATGCGTGACGGTGGATTCGAGGCGGTGGATGGCGTCGCGGACGGCGGGCGGGAGCGGGACCTTGCGGCCGTTCGCGTAGTCGTAGGAGACGAGGATCCCGCCGCCTTCGGCCGCCACCTCGCCCTGCGCGCGGCTGACGATGCGGTATTCCTGCGTGAAGCGATCCTCGGCTACATCGACGGTGCGCGCGCCGACCAGCACGAAATCCGGCCACTCGAGCGGGCGGCGGAAGCGCGCCTGGGTGGAGTGGAGGATGGGCCCCACGCCGCCGTTCTCCGCCTCCTGCCGGAACCCGATGCGCTCCAGGTACTCGATGCGCGCGCTCTCGAAGTAGCGGAAGAACACGATGTTGTTGACGTGCCGGAACCAGTCCATGTCGCCCCAGAACACCGGGAGCTCGACCACGACGGGGTAGGCGGAGAGGAGGGATGCGGGGTTAGGCATCGTGCGGGAGTGCTGAGTGCTGAGTGCGATTCGCTCGCTGCTCCGTCATGGGCGCGGGTGCGGCGCCGCGTGGCCCTCTCCCTGGCGCTTCGCGCCTGTCCCTCCCCCAAAACCGACTGGGGGAGGGACGGGGGCTCGCTTCGCTCGCGGGCACTTAGCGCGGACGGAATGCCAACTTACAACGCCCCCGCCGCCCCCAGCCCCGCCGCCCGTCCCGTGGCCCAGGCCCAGCAGAAGTTGTAGCCGCCGATGGGGCCGAAGCAGTCCAGGATCTCGCCGCAAAGGTAGAGGCCGGGGACGACGCGGCTCTCCAGCGTGCGCGGGTCCACCTCGCCCAGCGGCACGCCGCCGCCGGTGACCTCGGCCTTCTTGTACCCCTCGTCGCCCGTCCAGGGCAGGCGGTAGCGGGTGAGGCGCTCCACCAGCCGCGCCCGCTCGTCGCGGCGCAGCTGCGAGAGGGTGCGGGCCTCCTCGATCTCCGACTCCGCCAGCAGCGTGTCCGCCAGGCGCGTGGGGAGATGGCGGCGCAGCAGGCCCAGCACCGTGCCCGTCGAGCGCTCCAGCAGCAGGCGCTCCCACGCGGCGGCGTCGAGCTCCGTCCATCGCGCGAAGACGGGCTGCTCGGCCGGCCTGCGCGCGCGCACCGCCGCGTGCGAGATGTTGAGGACCGACGGGCCGCTGTAGCCGCGGTGGGTGAAGAGGAAGCCGCCCGCGGCCGCCAGCGACCCGCGCTCCAGCGGCGCCTCCAGGTGCGCGGTCAGCGACACGCCGGCGAGATGCGCGTGCACCGCCGGCTCGGTGGTGAGGGGCGTCAGCGCGGCGTACGTCTCGTGCAGCGTGTGCCCGAGCTGGCGGACGATGCGCAGCCCCGTGCCGTCGCTCCCCGTCTGCGGCACGGAGAGGCCGCCGGTGGCGATGACGACCTTCGCCGCGCCGGCCGTCTCGCCGCCGGCGAGGTGGATGCGCCAGGGGACGTTGCCCGACGGCGGGTCGATCCCCACCACGTGCGCGTCGAAGCGGAGGCGCGCGCCGCGGCGGCGGGCCATCTCCAGCAGCCCGTCGCGGACGTCGCGCGCCTTGTTGCTGGCGGGGAAGAGCTTGCCGCTCTCGTGCTCCAGCGCCAGCCGGATCCCCATCTCCTCCTCGAAGAAGCGGCGCTGATCGGCCAGCGGCCAGGAGAGGAGGATCTTCCGCAGCGAGTTGCGCGACGATCCGGTGAAGTACTGCGCCGGGTCCATCTCCGACGGCAGCACGTTGCACCGCCCGCCGCCGGAGATCAGGATCTTCCGCCCGCCGTCCCTGGTGCGCTCCAGCAGCAGCACGGGCGCGCCCGCGCCGGCGGCGAAGATGGCCGCCATGGCCCCGGCCGCGCCCGCGCCGATCACCGCGATGGGGAGGGACGGCGTCGTCACGATCCGGGCGCGGCGGGGTCCGGCCGCGGCGGCGGCAGCAGGAGCAGCGCGCGCAGGTCGATGAGCGCGTGCAGCGCGATCGGCACCCAGAGCGTGCCGGTGGCCAGGAACAGCGCGGTCATCACCAGCGCCAGCAGGGCGGTGCCCAGCATCCCCGCGATTCCCTGGTAGCCGTGGTCCAGCCCGAACACCGCCGCGGCGAGGACCCCCCCCGCGATCAGCCCCAGGTGGAGCGGTCCCTCGGCCAGCCAGCGGATCAGCCAGCCACGGAAGATGATCTCCTCGCACACGCCCACGGCCAGCGACAGCGCCGCGAACCAGAGCCGCTCCGCGCGGGTGCGGGGGAGCACGAAGGCGATGGACTCCATCTGCTTCCGCGCCCGCTCGCGCGCCGCGGGGTTGGCGCGCGCCAACAGCACCGGAAGCACGGCGCCACCGAGCAGCCCCGCGAGGAGGGGGATGGCGACCGCGGGGCTCGGGCCGATTCCCATCCGCGCCGCCTCCGCGGGTGGCGTGAACAGGAGGCGCGCCGGAACGGTGGCCAGGAGGAGCGCGGCCGCCACGGCCTGCCACGCGATGGTCACCTGGTACGCGCGGATGCGCACGAGCGGGTCGGTGCTCGTCTTCAGCCGCCGCGTCTCGTGGCGGTCCCAGATGGGAAAGACCACCACCAGGAAGACGAGGAGCGCCGCGTGGACGATGGTTGCCGTCATGGCGCGCGGAAGATCGTCACCGCCGTGTCCTCGAAGTCGTGGCGCTCGCCGGGGAGCGGGAGGTCGTGGTCGTGCGCGTGCTCGACGGTCA encodes:
- the wrbA gene encoding NAD(P)H:quinone oxidoreductase codes for the protein MATKVLVAFYSSYGHIHRMAQAVVEGVRNVPEVEVRLRRIPELEEARRAMSTQEWYVKAQEAMAEIPEATQDDLRWADGIIWGIPTRFGNMPAQVKQFLDQLGGMWQKGELEDKATGIFTSTATIHGGQETTIITSLIPLLHLGMIFVGTPYGQNPQIMVTDGVGGSPYGPGTLAGGDGSRQPVESELTTARNLGSRMAKASALLRHLRAQDPHGQQPYAPDYHEGE
- a CDS encoding thioesterase family protein, translated to MPNPASLLSAYPVVVELPVFWGDMDWFRHVNNIVFFRYFESARIEYLERIGFRQEAENGGVGPILHSTQARFRRPLEWPDFVLVGARTVDVAEDRFTQEYRIVSRAQGEVAAEGGGILVSYDYANGRKVPLPPAVRDAIHRLESTVTHPGR
- a CDS encoding aminoacetone oxidase family FAD-binding enzyme, which translates into the protein MTTPSLPIAVIGAGAAGAMAAIFAAGAGAPVLLLERTRDGGRKILISGGGRCNVLPSEMDPAQYFTGSSRNSLRKILLSWPLADQRRFFEEEMGIRLALEHESGKLFPASNKARDVRDGLLEMARRRGARLRFDAHVVGIDPPSGNVPWRIHLAGGETAGAAKVVIATGGLSVPQTGSDGTGLRIVRQLGHTLHETYAALTPLTTEPAVHAHLAGVSLTAHLEAPLERGSLAAAGGFLFTHRGYSGPSVLNISHAAVRARRPAEQPVFARWTELDAAAWERLLLERSTGTVLGLLRRHLPTRLADTLLAESEIEEARTLSQLRRDERARLVERLTRYRLPWTGDEGYKKAEVTGGGVPLGEVDPRTLESRVVPGLYLCGEILDCFGPIGGYNFCWAWATGRAAGLGAAGAL
- a CDS encoding CPBP family intramembrane glutamic endopeptidase, with the translated sequence MTATIVHAALLVFLVVVFPIWDRHETRRLKTSTDPLVRIRAYQVTIAWQAVAAALLLATVPARLLFTPPAEAARMGIGPSPAVAIPLLAGLLGGAVLPVLLARANPAARERARKQMESIAFVLPRTRAERLWFAALSLAVGVCEEIIFRGWLIRWLAEGPLHLGLIAGGVLAAAVFGLDHGYQGIAGMLGTALLALVMTALFLATGTLWVPIALHALIDLRALLLLPPPRPDPAAPGS